The following coding sequences are from one Triticum dicoccoides isolate Atlit2015 ecotype Zavitan chromosome 4A, WEW_v2.0, whole genome shotgun sequence window:
- the LOC119289341 gene encoding B3 domain-containing protein Os01g0234100-like isoform X1: MWSESKVPSYEAEGSEHGVNSKDHLEVTAGGNSSTSSVVATTLFAREEAVGIDEHDVRSPDPGLGDVENFQVILHGSITDLPDGLRRRYYELCCAQKAVLHRNLLETNHMLVEGVIMETSDIAECVMAPLHAAAATSSREVLLVWKKTLGALEGLGMDVAFLRRRVDDLLGIHAARASTVRVYSRCRWGL, from the exons ATGTGGAGTGAGTCGAAAGTTCCATCTT ACGAGGCAGAAGGTTCAGAACATGGTGTCAATTCTAAAGATCATCTAGAGGTTACCGCTGGAGGCAACAGCTCAACATCCAGCGTGGTGGCAACAACCTTATTTGCGAGGGAAGAAGCGGTAGGCATCGACGAACACGATGTGAGATCTCCAGATCCAGGTCTCGGCGATGTGGAGAACTTCCAAGTCATCCTCCATGGCTCGATCACCGACCTCCCGGACGGCCTGCGCAGGAGGTACTACGAGCTCTGCTGCGCCCAGAAGGCGGTCCTCCACAGGAACCTGCTCGAGACAAACCATATGCTGGTTGAAGGGGTGATCATGGAGACCAGCGACATCGCTGAGTGCGTCATGGCCCCCttgcatgctgctgctgctacttcttCTCGCGAGGTTCTCCTGGTGTGGAAGAAGACACTGGGGGCATTGGAGGGTTTGGGAATGGACGTGGCGTTCTTGCGCAGACGCGTCGACGACCTTCTCGGCATCCATGCTGCTCGGGCATCGACGGTTCGAGTTTACAGCCGCTGCCGGTGGGGACTCTAA
- the LOC119283770 gene encoding B3 domain-containing protein At3g19184-like has translation MEGSLTMKDSAMDTVILLPWKDLQPAATSVSDPCARTDPAMTYDDIPVLSSLDNGSVTAADAGLQPMDEELPIVVNQNSAAINDSHDVESKVDYVPLRIVRPEITEGEGKKRPDIRFKPTARKTTTFKKKKGFPACFKVAKSDKDDTSVPTRKRGGPAGSKPAKRKMEQKMAPKPALVDDIHNSDLTGDTETKRKKGGPAGSKPAKRRMEQKMAQKPAIVDDIQHSDLTKVKLPGEYHSFTKRMLKSHVVQGFYLGLPGSFCTEHLPKENNTITLEDEHGESYDTNYLHDRKALSGGWGEFARKHSIRVGDDVVFRLDGTKKFKDHYLNYFSGLISGRDILFSGAYTKKWTARFGHIQEE, from the exons ACCATGAAGGATTCAGCCATGGACACGGTCATCCTACTCCCATGGAAGGATCTCCAACCAGCAGCTACCTCGGTCTCGGATCCATGCGCACGCACCGAC CCTGCCATGACCTATGATGATATCCCAGTACTCTCTTCCCTTGACAATGGCAGCGTCACTGCCGCTGATGCTGGTTTACAGCCCATG GATGAGGAGCTGCCTATTGTTGTTAATCAAAACTCTGCCGCAATTAATGATTCCCATGATGTAGAGAGCAAGGTCGATTATGTTCCTCTCAGA ATTGTAAGGCCAGAGATCACGGAGGGTGAGGGGAAAAAGCGTCCCGACATTCGTTTTAAACCCACGGctcgaaaaactaccactttcaaa AAAAAGAAAGGATTCCCGGCATGTTTCAAGGTTGCCAAGAGTGACAAGGATGATACTTCTGTGCCGACG AGGAAGAGAGGGGGGCCAGCGGGTTCCAAACCTGCTAAGAGAAAGATGGAGCAGAAAATGGCACCGAAACCAGCATTGGTTGACGACATTCATAACTCGGATTTGACAGGCGATACAGAGACAAAG AGGAAGAAAGGTGGGCCAGCGGGTTCCAAACCTGCTAAGAGAAGGATGGAGCAGAAAATGGCACAGAAACCGGCAATTGTTGACGACATTCAGCACTCCGATTTGACAAAGGTGAAATTGCCAGGAGAATATCACAGCTTCACCAAGCGTATGTTAAAATCTCATGTAGTTCAAGGCTTTTATCTG GGTCTCCCGGGTAGCTTTTGCACAGAGCATCTTCCAAAGGAGAATAATACAATCACATTAGAAGATGAGCATGGGGAGAGCTATGATACAAATTACCTACACGACAGGAAGGCGCTGAGCGGTGGGTGGGGAGAATTTGCGCGTAAGCATAGTATTAGGGTCGGCGACGATGTGGTCTTTCGACTCGACGGAACCAAAAAATTCAAG GATCACTACCTTAATTACTTTAGCGGTCTAATTTCTGGGAGGGATATATTGTTTTCAGGTGCATATACTAAGAAATGGACCGCCAGGTTTGGACACATCCAAGAAGAATGA
- the LOC119289341 gene encoding B3 domain-containing protein Os01g0234100-like isoform X2, with protein sequence MWNEAEGSEHGVNSKDHLEVTAGGNSSTSSVVATTLFAREEAVGIDEHDVRSPDPGLGDVENFQVILHGSITDLPDGLRRRYYELCCAQKAVLHRNLLETNHMLVEGVIMETSDIAECVMAPLHAAAATSSREVLLVWKKTLGALEGLGMDVAFLRRRVDDLLGIHAARASTVRVYSRCRWGL encoded by the exons ATGTGGA ACGAGGCAGAAGGTTCAGAACATGGTGTCAATTCTAAAGATCATCTAGAGGTTACCGCTGGAGGCAACAGCTCAACATCCAGCGTGGTGGCAACAACCTTATTTGCGAGGGAAGAAGCGGTAGGCATCGACGAACACGATGTGAGATCTCCAGATCCAGGTCTCGGCGATGTGGAGAACTTCCAAGTCATCCTCCATGGCTCGATCACCGACCTCCCGGACGGCCTGCGCAGGAGGTACTACGAGCTCTGCTGCGCCCAGAAGGCGGTCCTCCACAGGAACCTGCTCGAGACAAACCATATGCTGGTTGAAGGGGTGATCATGGAGACCAGCGACATCGCTGAGTGCGTCATGGCCCCCttgcatgctgctgctgctacttcttCTCGCGAGGTTCTCCTGGTGTGGAAGAAGACACTGGGGGCATTGGAGGGTTTGGGAATGGACGTGGCGTTCTTGCGCAGACGCGTCGACGACCTTCTCGGCATCCATGCTGCTCGGGCATCGACGGTTCGAGTTTACAGCCGCTGCCGGTGGGGACTCTAA